The Solibacillus daqui genome has a segment encoding these proteins:
- the pyk gene encoding pyruvate kinase, with product MRKTKIVCTIGPASESPEMLDKLITAGMNVARLNFSHGNHEEHAIRIAAIRDASERMKKPVGILLDTKGPEIRTHSMENGEIHLVTGQVIDISMTEVLGNESRFSVTYDQLIEDVDQNNIILLDDGLIELRVLAKDLEQGLIHTIVENAGVLKNKKGVNVPGVSVKLPGITEKDAADILFGIDQGVDFIAASFVRTAKDVLEIRELLEQNNGSHIQIIPKIENQEGVDNIDDIIEVSDGLMVARGDLGVEIPAEEVPLVQKSLINKCNQVGKPVITATQMLDSMQRNPRPTRAEASDVANAILDGTDAIMLSGETAAGIYPVESVITMNKIAERTENALDYRQIVSQRSREREANMTEAISQAVAYTSINLGVTAVLAPTESGNTAKMIAKYRPGVSIIAVTSQQSTAQKLTLVWGVKPVLTQRVTTTDEILELSVDEALKHEFVSHGDVVVITAGVPVGEAGTTNLMKVHVIGDLLARGQGIGKASVVGKAIVAKNAGEALAYDTEGAIIVTVGSDREMMPAIENCVGIITEEGGLTSHAAVVGLSLGIPVIVGVKEATTLIRHGQEITMDAETGVIYKGHASVL from the coding sequence ATGAGAAAAACTAAGATTGTTTGTACGATTGGTCCTGCAAGTGAATCACCAGAAATGTTAGATAAATTAATTACGGCGGGTATGAATGTAGCGCGTTTAAACTTTTCGCACGGTAATCATGAAGAACATGCAATTCGTATTGCAGCTATTCGTGATGCGTCAGAGCGTATGAAAAAACCAGTAGGTATTTTATTAGATACGAAAGGCCCTGAAATTCGTACGCATTCAATGGAAAACGGCGAAATTCATTTAGTAACTGGTCAAGTAATCGACATTTCTATGACAGAAGTGCTTGGCAATGAATCTCGTTTTTCAGTAACGTATGATCAGTTAATTGAAGATGTAGATCAAAATAACATTATTTTATTAGATGATGGCTTAATTGAATTACGCGTTTTAGCAAAGGATTTAGAACAAGGATTAATTCATACGATTGTTGAAAATGCGGGTGTTTTAAAAAATAAAAAAGGTGTGAACGTTCCAGGAGTTTCAGTTAAACTACCAGGGATTACAGAAAAAGATGCAGCCGATATTTTATTTGGTATTGATCAAGGGGTAGACTTTATCGCCGCATCATTCGTACGTACAGCAAAGGATGTATTAGAAATTCGTGAGCTATTAGAACAAAATAATGGTAGCCATATTCAAATTATCCCGAAAATCGAAAACCAAGAAGGTGTAGACAATATTGATGACATTATTGAAGTGTCAGATGGCTTAATGGTCGCACGAGGTGATTTAGGGGTAGAAATTCCGGCTGAAGAAGTACCACTTGTACAAAAATCATTAATTAATAAATGTAACCAGGTTGGAAAGCCGGTTATTACAGCAACGCAAATGTTAGATTCTATGCAACGTAATCCTCGCCCAACGCGTGCAGAAGCGTCAGACGTAGCGAATGCCATTTTGGACGGAACAGATGCAATTATGCTCTCAGGTGAAACTGCAGCTGGTATTTATCCAGTTGAATCAGTAATTACAATGAATAAAATTGCTGAGCGCACAGAAAATGCGTTAGACTATCGTCAAATCGTATCTCAACGTAGCCGTGAAAGAGAAGCAAACATGACAGAAGCGATTTCACAAGCAGTGGCGTACACGTCGATTAACTTAGGTGTTACAGCTGTATTAGCGCCAACAGAAAGCGGAAATACAGCAAAAATGATCGCGAAATATCGCCCAGGCGTTTCAATTATCGCGGTTACAAGCCAACAATCAACTGCACAAAAATTAACTTTAGTGTGGGGCGTAAAACCAGTTTTAACGCAGCGTGTAACAACTACGGACGAAATTTTAGAGCTTTCAGTCGATGAAGCACTTAAACACGAATTCGTAAGTCATGGAGATGTTGTTGTTATTACTGCAGGTGTACCAGTAGGTGAAGCGGGTACAACAAACTTAATGAAAGTTCACGTAATTGGTGACTTATTAGCGCGTGGACAAGGGATTGGTAAAGCTTCGGTAGTCGGTAAAGCGATTGTAGCGAAAAACGCTGGCGAAGCATTAGCTTATGATACAGAAGGTGCCATTATCGTAACAGTCGGTTCAGACCGTGAAATGATGCCAGCCATTGAAAACTGTGTCGGTATTATTACAGAAGAAGGCGGTTTAACGTCGCATGCAGCGGTAGTTGGCCTAAGTCTTGGCATTCCAGTAATTGTAGGCGTAAAAGAAGCAACAACATTAATTCGTCACGGACAAGAAATTACAATGGACGCAGAAACAGGTGTCATCTACAAAGGTCATGCGAGTGTACTATAA
- the pfkA gene encoding 6-phosphofructokinase: MKKIAVLTSGGDAPGMNAAIRAVVRKARFHGVDVVGVHHGYEGLYNGDYELLDIGSVGDIIQRGGTKLFSARFPEFKEDDYQYEAIERMKKDGIEGLVVIGGDGSYRGAMQLTEKGFPCVGIPGTIDNDVPGTEYTIGFDTALNTVVESIDKIRDTATSHENTFVIEVMGRDAGDIALWAGVAAGAESILIPEESFDMEDIVTRLERGAARGKRHSIIIVAEGVMNGHKLAKQLEERTGVKIRTSVLGHIQRGGSPSARDRVLAGQFGARAVELLLENKGGRAVGVKNHHIIDYDLKEAFESKHQADLSLYTLSQELSI, translated from the coding sequence ATGAAGAAGATTGCGGTATTAACGAGTGGTGGAGACGCACCAGGAATGAACGCTGCGATTCGTGCGGTTGTTCGTAAGGCACGTTTTCATGGAGTAGACGTAGTTGGTGTGCATCACGGCTATGAAGGTTTATACAATGGTGATTATGAGCTTTTAGATATTGGTTCAGTTGGCGATATTATTCAACGTGGTGGCACGAAGCTATTCTCTGCTCGTTTTCCAGAATTCAAAGAAGATGACTATCAATATGAAGCGATTGAACGCATGAAAAAAGACGGCATCGAAGGGTTAGTTGTTATTGGTGGTGACGGTTCTTACCGTGGTGCAATGCAACTTACTGAAAAAGGGTTCCCCTGTGTTGGAATTCCAGGCACAATTGACAATGACGTACCAGGGACTGAATATACAATCGGTTTTGATACGGCATTAAATACTGTTGTCGAATCAATCGATAAAATTCGTGATACGGCAACAAGCCATGAAAATACTTTTGTTATTGAAGTAATGGGGCGTGATGCGGGGGACATTGCATTATGGGCTGGAGTTGCAGCTGGTGCTGAATCCATTTTAATACCTGAAGAGTCGTTTGACATGGAGGATATTGTGACACGTTTAGAACGTGGTGCGGCACGTGGTAAGCGCCATAGTATTATTATCGTGGCAGAAGGCGTTATGAATGGGCACAAATTAGCAAAGCAGCTTGAAGAGCGCACAGGTGTCAAAATCCGTACTTCCGTATTAGGTCATATTCAACGAGGTGGTTCACCATCTGCACGCGATCGCGTATTAGCAGGGCAATTTGGTGCAAGAGCAGTAGAACTTTTACTTGAAAATAAAGGTGGACGAGCAGTTGGCGTGAAAAATCATCATATTATCGATTATGATTTAAAGGAAGCATTTGAATCAAAACACCAAGCAGATTTAAGTCTTTATACATTATCACAAGAACTTTCAATTTAA
- the accA gene encoding acetyl-CoA carboxylase carboxyl transferase subunit alpha → MSKLMAFEEPVVKLREKIVELKTIAIEADVDMSGEIEKLETRLLELEKSVYANMKPWDRVQVARHAERPTTLDYIEHIFDDFIELHGDRTFKDDAAIVGGIASFNGQPITIIGHQRGKTTKENIRRNFGMPHPEGYRKALRLMKQAEKFNRPIICLIDTKGAYPGKAAEERGQSEAIARNLFEMAGLRVPVISIVIGEGGSGGALALGVANKILMLENATYSVISPEGAASILWKDATYAQQAAEAMKITAPDLKNLEIIDDIIPEVAGGAHKDVLAQANFMKQALELHLSELTKLTSDELIENRYIKFKNIGQFSEENID, encoded by the coding sequence ATGTCTAAATTAATGGCGTTTGAAGAACCGGTTGTAAAATTACGAGAAAAAATTGTGGAGTTAAAGACCATTGCTATAGAAGCAGATGTCGACATGAGTGGTGAAATTGAAAAGCTTGAAACTCGTTTACTAGAGCTTGAAAAATCAGTATATGCAAATATGAAACCGTGGGATCGTGTACAAGTGGCACGCCATGCAGAGCGTCCAACGACACTTGATTATATTGAACATATTTTTGATGATTTCATTGAACTACATGGCGATCGTACATTCAAAGATGATGCAGCGATTGTAGGCGGCATTGCGTCGTTTAATGGTCAGCCGATAACGATAATCGGTCATCAGCGTGGGAAAACGACGAAGGAAAATATTCGCCGTAATTTTGGTATGCCTCATCCAGAAGGCTACCGTAAAGCACTACGTTTAATGAAGCAGGCTGAGAAATTTAACCGTCCGATTATTTGTTTGATTGACACAAAAGGCGCGTATCCAGGGAAGGCAGCCGAGGAACGTGGACAGAGTGAAGCTATCGCACGCAATCTATTTGAAATGGCAGGGTTACGTGTTCCGGTAATTAGTATTGTCATTGGCGAAGGTGGTAGTGGAGGTGCATTAGCACTCGGGGTAGCAAATAAAATTCTTATGCTTGAAAATGCAACTTATTCTGTTATTTCTCCTGAAGGAGCAGCATCGATTTTATGGAAGGATGCAACCTATGCTCAGCAAGCTGCAGAGGCAATGAAGATTACGGCACCCGATTTGAAAAATTTAGAAATCATTGACGACATTATTCCTGAAGTTGCGGGTGGTGCACATAAAGATGTACTTGCACAGGCAAATTTCATGAAGCAAGCGCTAGAGCTTCATTTGAGTGAATTAACAAAATTAACATCAGATGAATTAATTGAGAATCGTTATATAAAATTTAAAAACATCGGTCAGTTTTCAGAAGAAAATATCGACTGA
- the accD gene encoding acetyl-CoA carboxylase, carboxyltransferase subunit beta yields MAIRDLLSINRKKNSGSISKKAEEKEFPEGIVTKCPKCKTIHVTKELEKNLKVCMKCQHHFTLNAKERIASFLDEGSFTSMDDHLQTTNPLQFPAYVEKIEVDKKKTGLNEAVLTGVGTLKGMQIVVAVMDSTFRMGSMGSVVGEKITRAVEKATELRVPFIIFTASGGARMQEGVLSLMQMAKASVALKRHSEEGLLYISILTHPTTGGVSASFASIGDYNIAEPQSLIGFAGRRVIEQTVREKLPDDFQTAEFLLEHGQLDAIFNRCDIRENVSTIVKLHVQGGVSHV; encoded by the coding sequence ATGGCGATTCGTGATTTATTATCAATAAACCGCAAAAAAAATAGTGGCAGCATATCAAAAAAAGCTGAAGAAAAGGAATTTCCAGAAGGAATCGTAACAAAATGCCCAAAATGCAAAACGATTCATGTCACAAAGGAATTAGAGAAAAATTTAAAAGTGTGCATGAAATGTCAGCACCATTTCACACTTAATGCTAAGGAACGTATCGCGAGCTTCTTAGATGAAGGTTCATTTACATCAATGGACGACCATTTACAGACGACTAATCCGTTACAATTCCCAGCATATGTCGAAAAGATTGAAGTCGACAAAAAGAAAACAGGCTTGAATGAAGCTGTGTTGACAGGCGTAGGAACATTGAAAGGGATGCAAATCGTTGTTGCGGTAATGGATTCTACTTTCCGAATGGGCTCTATGGGCTCGGTTGTTGGAGAAAAAATTACACGTGCAGTAGAAAAAGCAACGGAATTACGTGTTCCATTTATTATTTTTACTGCGAGTGGTGGTGCCCGCATGCAAGAAGGTGTGTTGTCGCTAATGCAAATGGCGAAAGCAAGTGTAGCGCTCAAACGACATAGTGAAGAAGGTTTACTATATATTTCGATATTGACACATCCAACAACGGGTGGTGTATCAGCGAGTTTTGCTTCAATTGGAGATTACAATATCGCTGAGCCACAAAGTTTAATAGGTTTTGCGGGACGTCGTGTTATTGAACAGACGGTACGTGAAAAGTTGCCGGACGATTTCCAAACAGCTGAGTTTTTACTCGAGCATGGTCAATTAGATGCGATTTTTAACCGCTGTGATATCCGTGAAAATGTATCAACAATTGTGAAGTTACATGTACAAGGGGGTGTTTCTCATGTCTAA
- a CDS encoding FadR/GntR family transcriptional regulator: protein MEHKPEKKMFLQIVKQLRELIANQNILEGQKLPSERVLSEQLQVGRSSVREALRSLELLGLIETKHGGGTFLASMKHHQFVEIVGSFILQDEKSSNDVEATRQMHEKEAIRLICQSKKLRSLPILDSFFIKVELGENVLREDILRECIIASGNRLALKIWMQLVVFSNDLLAGVIEMHEKLEVETMLKAMQMGYTHEAIQAYEKWMECIER, encoded by the coding sequence GTGGAACATAAGCCAGAGAAAAAAATGTTTTTGCAAATTGTGAAGCAGCTACGAGAGTTAATTGCGAACCAAAATATTCTGGAAGGTCAAAAGCTTCCTTCTGAACGGGTTTTGTCTGAGCAATTACAAGTAGGACGTTCATCAGTTCGAGAAGCACTGCGAAGTTTAGAGCTATTAGGTTTAATCGAAACAAAGCATGGTGGCGGAACATTTTTGGCCAGCATGAAGCATCACCAATTTGTTGAAATTGTTGGCTCGTTTATATTACAAGATGAAAAGTCTTCAAACGATGTTGAGGCAACACGACAAATGCATGAAAAAGAAGCGATTCGTTTGATTTGTCAGTCGAAAAAATTACGGTCGCTGCCGATATTAGATAGTTTTTTCATTAAAGTGGAACTCGGAGAAAATGTATTGCGTGAGGATATATTACGTGAATGTATAATCGCGAGTGGCAATCGGTTAGCACTAAAAATTTGGATGCAACTAGTAGTATTTAGCAATGATTTGTTAGCAGGTGTGATTGAAATGCATGAAAAACTTGAAGTTGAAACAATGCTAAAGGCGATGCAAATGGGTTATACACATGAAGCAATTCAAGCATATGAAAAATGGATGGAATGTATAGAGCGCTAA
- the dnaE gene encoding DNA polymerase III subunit alpha — MTVYPQIRTSADLLKSTIRINELIPFLQQQQAKSCAIVNSKLYGLLPFMFQLKKAGIHPVAGLTIELERTEDETLPLVLYAKTNKGYQNLLKIASSIAIRPQQNIPLRWLVAYCQDIAFVLLPFANQQAWLQPEAQKSLHALIQANKANLYIGITRANGVHPFEVQAEELAQQHQLRVIATHESLYMYEQDAFAYEVAQSIETGVKLNDRNHEQKHDSYVLTAQDWNARFSDKQMWLDATEKLLLSCHVEINLNQVYMPKFPLMEGQTAADVLKQEVQAGLQKRLQTEILPKQYVERIDYELQVIQSMGYSDYFLIVADFMRFAREQQILTGPGRGSSASSLIAYALEITQVDPLQYDLLFERFLNVERVTLPDIDIDFLDTRRQEVIEYVASKYGKQYVAQIITFGTLSAKAVARDVARMFNFNSETLEMISKLIPNKPGITLQEAYANSENLRKWMDTEPIRHKWFQTALRLEGLPRNASTHAAGVVLSPVPLVDVVPIEQGHDDIYLTQWPMLEVEQTGLLKIDFLGLRNLTILDQIRKSILYTHQIELDFNQIPLNDAKTFELLQRGDTVGIFQLESDGMKGALRDIKPTHFLDIVAVNALYRPGPMQFIPVYANRKHHLEPVSMPHPDLTSILQETYGVIIYQEQIMRIANVMAGFTIGQADILRRAVSKKKREALEEQRAAFVKGSLSKGYTEQVAHEVYELIVRFADYGFPKSHAVAYSIISYQMAYLKANFPVNFYAALLTNATGNSDKLMQILMEAKANGIEILPPSINRSVRHFKVENGKIRFSLSAIKGVSQPFLQQLLKVRDEQQQRFETIFDLAVSLTSTHFQRKVVEPLIKAGALDEFGKDRATLLATIEGAQKQADFMAFGKPKYVEMSNVPEKEKLQYEKEVLGFYLSDHPIIRMRPQFQQTNANVQSLQTLKDNSYIRIIGIVSEFRQLRTKRGELMAFVTIEDEFGAVICTLFPKEYEQVVGQLNEDTLLYVEGFLERRFNKAQIKVKQITIK; from the coding sequence ATGACGGTATATCCACAAATACGGACGAGTGCCGATTTATTGAAAAGTACAATTCGTATCAATGAGCTCATCCCTTTTTTACAACAACAACAGGCAAAAAGCTGTGCAATTGTTAACTCAAAATTGTATGGGCTTTTGCCTTTTATGTTTCAACTAAAAAAGGCTGGCATTCATCCAGTGGCCGGCTTAACGATTGAGCTTGAACGAACAGAGGATGAAACACTACCGCTTGTGCTCTATGCGAAAACAAATAAAGGCTACCAAAATTTATTGAAAATAGCGAGTAGTATTGCAATTCGTCCACAACAAAACATTCCACTACGTTGGCTTGTTGCCTATTGTCAGGACATCGCATTTGTTCTCTTACCATTTGCTAATCAACAAGCCTGGTTACAGCCAGAAGCACAAAAATCCTTACATGCTCTTATTCAAGCAAATAAGGCAAACCTTTACATAGGGATTACACGTGCAAATGGCGTGCATCCATTTGAAGTTCAGGCAGAGGAGCTAGCACAGCAACATCAACTGCGTGTAATTGCTACACATGAAAGTTTGTATATGTATGAACAAGACGCATTTGCCTATGAAGTCGCACAATCGATTGAAACAGGTGTAAAGTTGAATGACCGAAATCATGAACAAAAGCATGACAGCTATGTATTAACAGCCCAAGATTGGAATGCTCGCTTTTCAGATAAGCAAATGTGGTTAGATGCAACTGAAAAATTATTATTAAGCTGTCATGTGGAAATTAACCTAAATCAAGTGTATATGCCAAAGTTTCCGCTTATGGAAGGGCAAACAGCTGCAGATGTATTAAAGCAAGAAGTGCAGGCTGGCTTACAAAAGCGATTACAAACGGAAATATTACCAAAGCAATATGTAGAACGTATTGATTATGAGCTACAAGTCATTCAATCGATGGGTTACTCGGATTATTTTTTAATTGTTGCCGACTTTATGCGCTTTGCTCGTGAACAACAAATTTTAACAGGGCCAGGTCGTGGTTCATCTGCTTCATCACTCATCGCATACGCGCTAGAAATTACACAAGTAGATCCACTACAGTATGATTTACTGTTTGAACGCTTTTTAAATGTGGAGCGTGTTACATTGCCGGATATTGATATCGACTTTTTAGATACACGTCGACAGGAAGTTATTGAGTATGTAGCGAGTAAATACGGAAAGCAATATGTTGCACAAATTATTACATTTGGGACTTTATCCGCAAAAGCTGTCGCGCGTGATGTCGCACGAATGTTTAACTTTAATTCAGAAACACTTGAAATGATATCAAAGCTTATTCCAAACAAGCCAGGTATTACACTACAAGAAGCCTATGCAAATTCTGAAAACTTACGTAAATGGATGGACACTGAGCCAATTCGACATAAATGGTTTCAAACGGCACTAAGATTAGAAGGGTTGCCTCGTAATGCGTCAACACATGCGGCCGGTGTTGTACTAAGCCCTGTACCACTTGTCGATGTTGTACCGATCGAACAAGGGCATGATGATATCTATTTAACACAGTGGCCAATGCTTGAAGTTGAGCAAACCGGGTTACTGAAAATTGATTTTTTAGGTCTTAGAAATTTAACAATTTTAGATCAAATTCGAAAGTCGATTCTGTATACTCATCAAATCGAACTAGATTTCAATCAGATTCCATTAAACGATGCGAAAACGTTTGAATTGTTGCAGAGGGGGGATACGGTTGGGATATTCCAGTTAGAGTCTGACGGTATGAAAGGTGCACTCCGTGATATAAAGCCTACGCATTTTTTAGACATCGTTGCAGTTAATGCGCTCTATCGACCAGGTCCAATGCAATTTATCCCTGTCTATGCAAATCGTAAGCATCATCTAGAGCCTGTCAGTATGCCTCATCCTGATTTAACTTCCATTTTACAAGAAACGTACGGTGTTATTATTTATCAGGAACAAATTATGCGTATCGCAAATGTCATGGCGGGCTTTACGATTGGTCAAGCTGATATTCTGCGACGTGCGGTAAGTAAGAAAAAACGGGAAGCGCTAGAAGAACAACGCGCAGCATTTGTAAAAGGTTCGCTTTCTAAAGGATACACAGAGCAAGTGGCGCACGAAGTTTATGAATTAATTGTGCGCTTTGCTGATTATGGATTCCCGAAGAGTCACGCGGTTGCGTATAGTATCATTTCATACCAAATGGCGTATTTAAAGGCGAATTTCCCTGTCAATTTCTATGCAGCATTATTAACAAATGCAACTGGGAATAGCGATAAACTGATGCAAATTTTAATGGAAGCTAAAGCAAATGGAATTGAAATATTACCGCCATCGATCAATCGAAGCGTACGTCATTTTAAAGTGGAAAATGGTAAGATTCGTTTTAGCTTATCTGCTATTAAAGGAGTTTCACAACCATTTTTACAACAATTATTGAAAGTGCGAGATGAGCAACAACAGCGGTTTGAGACAATCTTTGATTTGGCTGTATCATTAACAAGCACGCATTTTCAACGTAAAGTAGTTGAGCCGCTTATTAAAGCAGGCGCACTTGATGAATTTGGGAAAGACCGTGCTACACTACTTGCTACTATTGAGGGTGCTCAAAAGCAAGCTGATTTCATGGCATTTGGTAAACCAAAGTATGTCGAAATGTCCAATGTTCCTGAAAAAGAAAAACTACAATATGAAAAAGAAGTGCTAGGCTTTTATTTATCGGATCATCCAATTATCCGTATGCGTCCTCAATTTCAGCAGACGAACGCCAATGTTCAATCATTGCAGACATTGAAGGATAATAGTTATATTCGCATCATTGGTATTGTCAGCGAGTTTCGTCAATTGCGTACGAAGCGTGGTGAACTGATGGCATTTGTAACGATTGAAGATGAATTTGGTGCGGTAATTTGCACGCTATTTCCAAAAGAATATGAACAAGTTGTCGGCCAGTTAAACGAAGATACATTACTATATGTAGAGGGCTTTTTGGAACGGAGATTTAACAAAGCACAAATAAAAGTAAAGCAAATTACTATTAAATGA